Proteins encoded within one genomic window of Spirulina major PCC 6313:
- a CDS encoding Rpn family recombination-promoting nuclease/putative transposase — MYYFAEKYINPFTDYGFKKLFGEEPNKDLLLDFLNELLKDEQGKITQLNYIKNEQLGATSVDRKAIFDLYCENERGEKFIVELQKSQQDFFKDRTVYYSTFPIQEQALRGQWNYELKAVYAIAILDFVFEADRDNPNKYRYDVQLTDIETCQVFYDKLTFIYLEMPKFNKSLAELETRFDKWLYLLRNLTRLQGVPLELQEEIFEKAFEVAEIAQFNPEQVRSYQDSLKYYRDLQNSIDTAHRQGREAGIAQGIEAGIEQGIEQGIEQGIERGIEQGIRQVAIAGIQRGLTDDLLITLTGLTLEQVQELRSELPPPPAPD; from the coding sequence ATGTACTACTTTGCCGAAAAATATATTAATCCGTTTACGGACTATGGGTTTAAAAAACTCTTTGGTGAAGAACCCAATAAGGATTTATTGCTGGATTTTCTAAATGAATTATTGAAAGATGAACAAGGGAAAATTACCCAACTCAACTACATCAAAAATGAGCAACTCGGCGCAACCAGTGTAGACCGCAAAGCCATTTTTGATCTGTACTGTGAAAATGAGCGGGGGGAAAAGTTCATTGTGGAACTGCAAAAGAGTCAACAGGACTTTTTTAAAGACCGCACGGTGTACTATTCCACATTCCCCATCCAAGAGCAAGCCCTCAGAGGGCAGTGGAACTATGAACTGAAGGCGGTTTATGCGATCGCGATCCTTGACTTCGTCTTTGAAGCCGATCGTGATAATCCTAATAAATATCGCTATGATGTCCAACTCACGGACATTGAAACCTGTCAAGTTTTCTATGATAAATTGACGTTTATTTATCTAGAGATGCCGAAGTTTAATAAAAGCTTGGCAGAACTGGAAACCCGATTTGATAAGTGGTTGTATTTGTTGCGCAACCTGACGCGGCTCCAAGGTGTGCCGCTGGAATTACAGGAAGAAATCTTTGAGAAAGCCTTTGAAGTGGCGGAAATTGCCCAGTTCAACCCGGAACAAGTCCGCTCCTATCAAGACAGCTTGAAATATTATCGTGATTTGCAAAACTCGATTGATACCGCCCATCGGCAAGGCCGGGAAGCAGGGATCGCCCAAGGAATCGAGGCGGGGATTGAACAGGGCATTGAACAGGGGATTGAACAGGGCATTGAACGGGGCATTGAACAGGGCATCCGACAAGTTGCGATCGCAGGTATTCAGCGCGGTCTCACGGATGATCTGCTGATCACGTTAACCGGCTTAACCCTGGAGCAGGTGCAGGAGTTGCGATCAGAGTTGCCGCCCCCGCCAGCCCCGGATTAA
- a CDS encoding protein kinase domain-containing protein codes for MEILCTRPSCGSRNHFADLDDANTLKTTQQKFCTQCGMPLILGGRYLPTQLLGQGGFGAAFLACDRYTTSLRNCVVKQFQPAGNLSAQQLEIAQGLFEREAAVLEDLGREHRQIPDSFAFFPLVIPDRQGNKDEQFFYLVQEFIDGQDLEHELAAKGNYSEAEMLEVLREILNVLSFVHGRGVIHRDIKPSNIMRTTKGRLYLLDFGAVKQVTAGSAGSGHSTGIYSMGFAPPEQMQGSQVYPSTDLYALGATCLVLVTGKASDQLFDTYNNCWTWREHAPQVGDRTAAILEKMLRPTPKDRFQSADDVLLLLNHTPAARSSPTPAPPPPPVAPASQSTVTQAPPAPAPNLAQPGPPPAPIPPTPAPSRRSTPKFGLVEILASSAFTGFEGALLLMISISLVNGITPISIGLWGMSMGGLIYAQSRRALEKWDFAILGGITVALVRVVPWFHRSAALQAVLTTLSLSGVLGYVFLAVLAGAVVVLVTALFRLIYQILSSML; via the coding sequence ATGGAAATTCTTTGTACCCGTCCAAGTTGTGGTTCCCGTAATCATTTTGCTGACCTTGATGATGCCAATACCTTAAAAACCACTCAACAAAAGTTTTGCACCCAGTGCGGGATGCCGTTGATTTTGGGGGGGCGTTATCTACCGACGCAGCTTTTGGGCCAAGGGGGGTTTGGGGCGGCATTTTTGGCTTGCGATCGCTACACCACCTCCCTCCGCAACTGCGTCGTTAAACAATTTCAACCCGCCGGTAATCTTTCAGCGCAACAACTCGAAATTGCCCAAGGTCTTTTTGAGCGGGAAGCGGCTGTTTTAGAAGACCTCGGCCGTGAACACCGCCAAATTCCCGACTCCTTTGCCTTCTTTCCCCTCGTGATTCCCGATCGCCAAGGCAACAAAGACGAGCAATTTTTCTATCTCGTTCAGGAATTTATTGATGGTCAAGATTTAGAGCATGAACTCGCCGCGAAGGGGAACTACAGCGAAGCCGAAATGCTAGAAGTGTTACGGGAAATTCTCAATGTGTTGTCCTTTGTCCATGGGCGCGGCGTGATTCACCGCGATATCAAGCCCTCGAATATTATGCGCACGACCAAAGGGCGGTTGTATTTGCTGGATTTTGGGGCGGTGAAACAGGTGACGGCGGGGAGTGCCGGCTCAGGACATTCGACGGGCATTTATTCCATGGGCTTTGCCCCCCCGGAACAGATGCAAGGGTCGCAAGTCTATCCCTCGACCGATCTCTACGCATTGGGGGCGACCTGTTTAGTGTTGGTGACGGGGAAAGCGTCGGATCAATTGTTTGACACCTATAACAATTGTTGGACTTGGCGCGAACATGCACCCCAGGTGGGCGATCGCACCGCCGCCATCCTCGAAAAAATGCTACGCCCCACCCCGAAAGACCGCTTCCAATCCGCCGATGATGTGCTGCTGCTCCTCAACCACACCCCCGCCGCCCGCAGCAGCCCCACCCCAGCGCCCCCCCCGCCCCCCGTCGCCCCCGCATCTCAGTCCACTGTCACTCAAGCCCCCCCCGCCCCAGCCCCGAATCTTGCCCAACCTGGCCCCCCACCGGCCCCCATCCCACCAACCCCAGCCCCATCACGCCGCTCCACCCCCAAGTTTGGGTTAGTGGAAATTCTCGCCAGTTCCGCCTTTACGGGGTTTGAAGGGGCCTTACTCTTGATGATCTCGATCAGCCTCGTTAATGGGATCACCCCGATCAGTATTGGGTTGTGGGGGATGTCCATGGGGGGGTTGATCTACGCCCAAAGTCGGCGGGCCTTGGAAAAGTGGGATTTTGCGATTCTGGGGGGAATCACGGTCGCACTGGTGAGGGTAGTTCCTTGGTTTCATCGCAGTGCCGCCCTGCAAGCGGTCTTAACGACGTTGTCCCTCAGTGGTGTGTTGGGGTATGTGTTCCTGGCGGTGCTAGCGGGGGCGGTGGTGGTGCTGGTGACGGCTCTATTCCGCCTGATTTATCAAATTCTCTCGTCCATGTTGTAG
- a CDS encoding LysR family transcriptional regulator: MSEIPFTLDQLRILKAIATEGSFKRAADSLYVSQPAVSLQVQNLERQMDVPLFDRGGRRAQMTEAGHLLLNYGEKILSLCQETCRAIEDLQNLQGGTLIVGASQTTGTYLLPRMIGRFRQRYPDVSVQLQVHSTRRTSWSVSNGQVDLAIIGGEVPAELQDTLHVRPYAEDELALILPVNHPLATVETIQREDLYRLNFIALDSQSTIRKVIDQVLTRSNLDPKRLKVEMELNSIEAIKNAVQSGLGAAFVSISAIEKELKMNVLHRATIDNMVVRRTLAVIINPSRYRSKAAEAFVKEILPEFSTQGNFSLFEPAADPTPETPPVLAVETKE, from the coding sequence ATGTCTGAAATTCCGTTCACCCTGGATCAACTGCGCATCCTCAAAGCGATCGCAACCGAAGGCAGTTTTAAACGTGCGGCCGATAGCCTTTACGTCTCTCAACCCGCCGTCAGTCTCCAAGTCCAAAACCTTGAACGCCAAATGGACGTGCCCCTGTTTGACCGGGGTGGCCGTCGTGCTCAAATGACCGAAGCCGGACATCTTCTCCTCAACTACGGCGAAAAAATTCTCAGCCTTTGCCAAGAAACCTGCCGGGCGATCGAAGACCTCCAAAATCTCCAAGGCGGCACATTGATCGTCGGAGCCTCCCAAACCACCGGAACCTATCTCCTGCCTCGGATGATTGGCCGATTTCGCCAACGCTACCCCGATGTTTCCGTTCAGCTCCAAGTTCATTCCACCCGCCGCACCTCCTGGAGTGTCTCCAATGGCCAAGTGGATCTCGCCATCATCGGCGGTGAAGTGCCCGCCGAACTCCAAGACACCCTCCATGTCCGCCCCTACGCCGAAGATGAATTAGCCTTAATCCTGCCGGTGAATCATCCCCTCGCCACCGTCGAAACGATCCAGCGCGAGGATCTCTATCGCCTCAACTTCATCGCCCTTGACTCCCAATCCACGATCCGCAAAGTGATCGACCAAGTCTTAACCCGCTCTAATCTTGACCCCAAACGCCTCAAGGTGGAAATGGAACTCAATTCCATTGAGGCGATCAAGAATGCGGTGCAGTCGGGATTGGGGGCCGCCTTTGTTTCGATTTCCGCCATTGAGAAAGAACTCAAGATGAACGTGTTGCACCGGGCGACCATTGACAATATGGTGGTGCGGCGTACCTTAGCGGTGATTATTAACCCCAGCCGCTACCGCTCCAAGGCTGCTGAAGCCTTTGTCAAGGAAATTTTGCCAGAATTTTCGACCCAGGGGAATTTTTCACTCTTTGAACCCGCCGCCGACCCCACTCCCGAAACGCCCCCCGTCTTAGCCGTTGAAACCAAAGAGTAA
- a CDS encoding NnrU family protein → MNVAWWTTSHTVMAALLIGFAIAHSGLAALRPWGEGLIGARLYRVGFALVSIPFATVLIIYFFNHRYDGATLWQVQGVAGVQATVWILSAISFLFLYPATFNLLEIAAIAKPEVHLYETGIIRITRHPQMVGQVIWCIAHTLWLGTTFTLVTSLGLIAHHVFAVWHGDYRLAQKYGEAFIAARDRTSVIPFRAILDGRQTLHLKEFLKPAYLGVSAFIALLWWGHPWLMVMTAKVPW, encoded by the coding sequence ATGAATGTTGCGTGGTGGACAACGAGTCATACGGTGATGGCGGCCTTGCTGATCGGATTTGCGATCGCCCATAGCGGTCTTGCTGCCCTGCGACCCTGGGGCGAAGGGCTGATCGGGGCCCGTCTCTATCGCGTCGGCTTTGCCCTCGTGAGTATTCCCTTTGCCACGGTGTTGATCATCTACTTCTTTAACCATCGCTACGACGGGGCGACCCTCTGGCAGGTGCAAGGTGTGGCTGGTGTGCAGGCGACGGTGTGGATTTTGAGCGCGATTTCCTTTTTGTTTCTCTATCCCGCCACGTTTAATCTGCTCGAAATTGCCGCGATCGCTAAACCCGAAGTCCACCTCTACGAAACCGGCATCATTCGCATCACCCGCCACCCCCAAATGGTGGGCCAGGTGATCTGGTGCATCGCCCATACCCTCTGGCTCGGCACCACCTTCACCCTCGTCACCTCCCTCGGCCTGATCGCCCACCATGTTTTCGCCGTCTGGCACGGTGACTATCGCCTCGCCCAGAAGTACGGCGAGGCCTTCATTGCCGCGCGCGATCGCACCTCCGTCATCCCCTTCCGTGCCATCCTCGACGGTCGCCAAACCCTCCACCTCAAGGAATTCCTCAAACCCGCCTACCTCGGAGTCAGCGCCTTCATCGCCCTCCTCTGGTGGGGACACCCCTGGTTAATGGTCATGACCGCCAAAGTTCCCTGGTAG
- a CDS encoding DUF6825 family protein, giving the protein MSDPVTRAFFVGRALASVLGEKVEAAFTDTLSNIGKFEAEQRENIRQLTTEVMSRADYDLGNFDPTAAESPASHPPQRPADLQETIDDLRAEIARLRSALTTHRT; this is encoded by the coding sequence ATGAGCGATCCCGTCACCCGTGCTTTCTTTGTTGGCCGCGCCCTCGCCTCCGTCTTAGGCGAAAAAGTCGAAGCCGCCTTCACAGATACCCTCAGCAATATCGGTAAATTTGAAGCCGAGCAACGCGAAAACATCCGCCAACTCACCACCGAAGTGATGAGCCGCGCCGATTATGACCTCGGCAACTTTGACCCCACTGCCGCCGAATCTCCCGCATCCCATCCCCCCCAGCGTCCGGCGGATCTCCAAGAAACCATCGACGACCTGCGGGCCGAAATTGCTCGCCTCCGCTCAGCCCTCACCACCCATCGCACCTAG
- a CDS encoding ABC1 kinase family protein, with product MRRRMDIWRFVFTFISELWWDAKKWTYPGGYTDEKRRIRRQKQAAWVRESFLELGPTFIKVGQLFSTRGDLFPIEYVSELTKLQDRVPAFSFERVTSIIEADTGKTIGELFASFDPTPLAAASLGQVHRAQLHTGEDVVVKVQRPGLKKLFTIDLAILKRITQYFQNHPRWGRGRDWLGIYEECCRILWEETDYLLEGQSADMFRRHFREFDWVRVPKVFWRYTSPRVLTLEYVPGIKISHYEALEAAGLDRKRLARQGAEAYLQQLLNNGFFHADPHPGNIAVAPDGAMIFYDFGMMGRINANVRAGLMETLFGIAEKNSDRVIASLIKLGALQPIGDMGPVRRSVQYMLDNFMDKPFEEQSISAISDDLYDVAYDQPFRFPATFTFVMRAFSTLEGVGKGLDPEFNFMEVAKPFAMEIMTNTNPNNGGSILDELGRQAAQVSSTALGLPRRIEDTIEKLDRGDIRVRVRSSESDRILRRLGMVQMLTNHTILLTGLVISATLFVVNDLIILAVLVALAAIGVGVLLLRSLQKLNRYDRLP from the coding sequence ATGCGCCGCCGCATGGACATTTGGCGGTTTGTCTTCACCTTCATCAGTGAACTGTGGTGGGATGCCAAAAAATGGACGTATCCCGGCGGTTACACCGACGAAAAACGCCGCATCCGTCGCCAAAAGCAAGCCGCCTGGGTGCGCGAAAGCTTCCTAGAACTGGGCCCCACCTTCATCAAGGTGGGTCAACTCTTCTCCACACGCGGGGATCTCTTCCCGATCGAATATGTGTCGGAACTCACCAAACTCCAAGACCGCGTCCCGGCTTTCTCCTTCGAGCGCGTCACCAGCATTATTGAAGCAGACACCGGCAAAACCATCGGCGAACTCTTCGCCAGTTTTGACCCGACTCCCCTCGCCGCCGCCAGTCTCGGCCAAGTTCACCGCGCCCAACTCCACACCGGCGAAGACGTGGTGGTCAAAGTCCAGCGCCCCGGCCTGAAAAAACTCTTTACCATTGACCTCGCCATCCTGAAACGGATCACGCAATATTTCCAAAATCATCCCCGCTGGGGTCGGGGTCGCGATTGGCTGGGGATTTACGAAGAATGTTGCCGGATTTTGTGGGAAGAAACAGATTATCTCCTCGAAGGCCAGAGTGCCGATATGTTCCGGCGGCACTTTCGTGAGTTTGATTGGGTGCGAGTCCCAAAGGTATTTTGGCGCTATACCTCCCCCCGTGTTTTGACCTTGGAATATGTGCCGGGGATTAAGATTAGCCACTATGAAGCCTTAGAAGCCGCTGGGTTAGATCGTAAACGGTTGGCTCGTCAAGGGGCAGAGGCCTATTTACAACAATTGCTCAATAATGGGTTTTTCCATGCTGACCCCCACCCCGGTAATATTGCCGTGGCTCCTGATGGGGCGATGATTTTCTACGATTTCGGGATGATGGGGCGGATTAATGCCAATGTTCGCGCCGGGTTGATGGAGACGCTGTTTGGGATTGCGGAGAAGAATAGCGATCGCGTCATTGCCTCTTTAATCAAACTCGGTGCTCTCCAACCCATCGGCGACATGGGGCCCGTGCGGCGATCGGTGCAATATATGCTCGATAACTTCATGGACAAGCCCTTTGAGGAGCAGTCGATCAGCGCCATCAGTGATGACCTCTACGACGTGGCCTATGATCAGCCCTTCCGCTTTCCGGCCACCTTCACCTTTGTGATGCGGGCCTTTTCCACTCTCGAAGGCGTGGGCAAAGGTCTCGACCCTGAATTTAACTTTATGGAAGTGGCGAAGCCCTTTGCAATGGAAATCATGACCAACACCAACCCCAACAACGGCGGCAGCATCCTCGATGAACTGGGCCGCCAAGCGGCCCAAGTCAGCAGCACCGCCCTCGGCCTGCCCCGCCGTATCGAAGACACGATCGAAAAACTCGATCGCGGTGATATTCGGGTGCGGGTGCGATCGAGCGAGTCCGATCGCATCCTGCGCCGCTTGGGGATGGTGCAGATGCTCACCAACCACACCATCCTGCTCACGGGTTTGGTGATATCGGCGACCCTCTTCGTGGTCAATGATTTGATCATCCTAGCCGTGCTCGTCGCGTTGGCGGCGATTGGGGTTGGTGTGCTCCTGCTGCGATCGCTTCAAAAACTAAATCGTTACGATCGCTTACCATAA
- a CDS encoding Stp1/IreP family PP2C-type Ser/Thr phosphatase, whose protein sequence is MARRFTGLTDTGIVRSVNQDDFYIDPEGRFFIVADGMGGHAGGQEASRIATETIKTYLDENWNATITTPELLEKAIWEANQDILDDQDTHPERADMGTTVVVLVFREDRPWCAHIGDSRCYRLRQDTLEQITEDQTWVARAMKMGDLSPEDARNHPWRHVLSQCLGRRDLNQLDIQQVKILPGDRCLLCSDGLTEEVHDREIYTHLSSNDDCEAAATALINAAKTNGGSDNITVVILAET, encoded by the coding sequence ATGGCACGTCGCTTTACGGGGCTTACAGACACAGGGATTGTCCGCTCAGTCAACCAAGATGATTTCTACATTGATCCTGAGGGACGATTTTTCATCGTTGCCGATGGCATGGGTGGCCACGCGGGGGGTCAAGAAGCGAGTCGCATCGCCACAGAAACGATCAAGACCTATCTTGACGAAAATTGGAACGCCACCATTACCACCCCAGAACTCCTCGAAAAGGCAATCTGGGAAGCCAATCAAGACATCCTCGATGATCAAGACACCCACCCCGAACGGGCAGACATGGGCACTACCGTCGTGGTCTTGGTGTTCCGAGAGGATCGGCCTTGGTGTGCCCATATTGGCGATTCTCGCTGTTACCGCCTGCGCCAGGATACGTTAGAGCAGATCACCGAAGATCAAACCTGGGTAGCACGGGCGATGAAAATGGGCGATCTCTCCCCAGAAGATGCCCGGAATCATCCCTGGCGGCATGTGCTGTCCCAATGCTTGGGGCGGCGTGACCTCAATCAATTGGATATTCAACAGGTGAAAATTCTGCCGGGCGATCGCTGTCTCCTCTGTAGCGACGGCCTCACCGAAGAAGTCCACGATCGCGAAATCTACACCCACCTCAGCAGCAACGACGACTGCGAAGCCGCCGCCACCGCCCTGATCAACGCCGCCAAAACCAACGGCGGCTCCGATAACATCACCGTCGTCATCCTCGCTGAAACCTGA
- a CDS encoding ABC transporter permease translates to MVSLARRNLFEDLPRFLVAQAGIMFAVSLVTIQTGILQGFTRSTTLLIDQSKADLWITSDQFVYLELTEPIALATLNIAAEVDGVEKAEAVMRGFGRWYIPNEELTSVRIFGFDPQGELFVPGMLQAGKVEDLTQPDTILVDQSNLDSLHLEGVGDRARIDSRPTTVVGVTKDTQSIASSSYIFTSLENANAYTNSGFSSEVQCRYDEGDLNCVNTYTADNPLATPNPPAPEPLNQATPITFILIKATDPENLEGLKARLTDQLPGTKVFTTAELSDITRTYWQRRTGIGFILGLGTAVGVIVGMVIVGQILYASVSDHIKEFGTLKAMGASDRFIYSIIIEQALWMSVLGYLPGMSLCLGVSYWALTTQGILILITPLTAAGVLVVAMGMCVGSALFAIQKVTRVDPAIVFKA, encoded by the coding sequence ATGGTATCGCTGGCCCGTCGTAACCTGTTTGAAGATTTGCCTCGCTTCCTGGTGGCCCAGGCAGGCATTATGTTTGCGGTTAGCCTCGTCACGATTCAAACCGGAATTCTCCAAGGGTTCACCCGCTCCACCACCCTGTTGATCGATCAATCCAAAGCGGATCTATGGATTACCTCGGATCAGTTTGTCTATTTAGAACTGACCGAACCCATTGCCCTCGCCACCCTCAATATTGCCGCCGAGGTGGACGGAGTAGAAAAAGCGGAAGCGGTGATGCGAGGCTTTGGACGCTGGTATATTCCCAACGAGGAATTAACCTCAGTGCGGATTTTTGGGTTTGATCCCCAGGGGGAATTGTTCGTGCCGGGTATGCTCCAAGCGGGCAAAGTGGAGGATCTCACGCAGCCCGATACGATTCTCGTGGATCAAAGCAATTTGGATTCTTTGCATTTGGAGGGAGTGGGCGATCGCGCCCGCATCGACTCCCGCCCCACCACCGTCGTGGGAGTCACCAAAGACACCCAATCCATCGCCTCAAGCTCCTATATTTTCACCTCCCTGGAAAATGCCAACGCCTACACCAATTCAGGCTTTTCCTCCGAAGTGCAATGCCGCTATGACGAAGGCGACCTCAACTGCGTCAACACCTACACCGCCGACAATCCCCTCGCCACCCCCAACCCCCCCGCCCCCGAACCCCTCAACCAAGCCACCCCGATCACCTTCATTCTGATTAAAGCCACCGACCCCGAAAATTTAGAGGGCTTAAAAGCACGCCTCACGGATCAATTGCCCGGCACAAAAGTGTTTACCACCGCAGAACTTTCCGACATCACCCGCACCTATTGGCAACGCCGCACCGGCATCGGCTTTATTTTGGGACTGGGGACGGCGGTGGGGGTGATTGTGGGCATGGTAATTGTGGGACAAATTCTCTACGCTTCGGTATCCGACCACATTAAAGAATTCGGCACCCTCAAGGCCATGGGCGCGTCCGATCGCTTCATCTACAGCATCATCATTGAACAAGCCCTCTGGATGTCGGTGTTGGGCTATTTACCAGGGATGTCCCTTTGTTTGGGGGTGTCCTATTGGGCCCTCACCACCCAAGGCATTTTGATTTTAATTACGCCCCT